In Arthrobacter sp. CDRTa11, one DNA window encodes the following:
- a CDS encoding acyl-CoA thioesterase: protein MTETAPNSVTLRFLAAPMDVGHSGSVDAGTVLEWVDKAAYAAAVGWAKAYCVTAYVGNIHFADPVNSGDMVEVEATIVYTGRSSMHIHTVVSSGDPKGGPATMRSQCMVIFVAVGEDGKPVPVKHFEPVTPREIEQRDHALARIRVREQIVEAMNSQKYTDAGTAERVTLRFMAAPTDVNWGGKVHGGIVMKWIDEAAYVCASRYCGKDTVAVFSGGVRFYRPLLIGHVVEVEARLVYTGTKGMHVAVHVRSGDPKGVELNLTTYCLTVMVARDAQGNSLPVPPWLPVSEEDKRLHAHARELLEIRGTAPGNRLPNHLLQEGAPGRN, encoded by the coding sequence ATGACTGAGACCGCACCCAATTCGGTAACCCTCCGCTTCCTGGCCGCTCCCATGGATGTGGGCCACAGCGGATCCGTGGATGCCGGAACTGTGCTGGAGTGGGTGGACAAAGCCGCGTATGCAGCGGCCGTTGGCTGGGCCAAGGCCTATTGCGTCACCGCCTACGTGGGCAACATCCATTTCGCGGACCCCGTCAACAGCGGGGACATGGTGGAGGTCGAAGCCACCATTGTTTACACCGGCCGTTCCTCCATGCACATTCATACCGTTGTTTCCTCCGGGGATCCCAAGGGCGGTCCTGCCACCATGCGGAGCCAGTGCATGGTGATCTTTGTGGCAGTGGGCGAGGACGGGAAGCCCGTCCCGGTCAAGCACTTTGAACCGGTCACTCCGCGGGAGATCGAACAACGCGACCACGCCCTGGCACGGATCAGGGTCCGCGAGCAGATCGTGGAGGCAATGAACAGCCAAAAATACACCGACGCCGGCACCGCCGAACGCGTGACCCTGCGGTTTATGGCTGCCCCGACAGATGTCAACTGGGGAGGGAAGGTCCACGGCGGCATTGTGATGAAGTGGATCGACGAAGCCGCCTATGTCTGCGCGTCACGCTACTGCGGCAAGGACACCGTTGCCGTCTTCTCCGGCGGCGTCCGTTTTTACCGGCCACTCCTGATAGGCCACGTGGTGGAAGTGGAAGCCAGGCTGGTATACACCGGCACAAAAGGCATGCACGTGGCGGTCCACGTCCGCTCCGGAGATCCCAAAGGCGTCGAGCTGAACCTCACCACGTACTGCCTCACCGTGATGGTGGCGCGCGACGCCCAAGGGAACTCCCTGCCCGTCCCGCCGTGGCTGCCCGTTTCGGAGGAGGACAAGCGGCTCCACGCCCATGCCCGGGAGCTGTTGGAGATCCGCGGCACCGCACCGGGGAACCGGCTCCCCAACCACCTGCTGCAGGAGGGCGCGCCGGGGCGGAACTGA
- the dnaB gene encoding replicative DNA helicase: MSVTHLDSIEGTRASEGSRKPPQDIPAEQSVLGGMMLSKDAIADVVEILRGQDFYRPAHETIYEAIIDLYGRGEPADAVTVSDELTKRAEINRIGGPAYLHELIQTVPTAANAGYYAEIVAERAVLRRLVNAGTKIVQLGYGSDGEVEDLVNQAQAEVYAVAERRTAEDYVVLKDVMESTVDEIEASGHRGEGMTGVPTGFYELDELTHGLHPGQMIVIAARPAVGKSTFALDFARSAAIKNNLATVMFSLEMGRNEIAMRLLSAEATIGLQDLRKGTIKDEQWSKIATTMGRMNDAPLFIDDSPNMSLMEIRAKCRRLKQQHDLKLVILDYLQLMSSGKKVESRQQEVSEFSRALKLLAKELQVPVIALSQLNRGSEQRQDKRPMVSDLRESGSIEQDADMVILLHREDVYDKESPRAGEADILIAKHRNGPTKDIVVAFQGHYSRFANMAADAGGGGF, translated from the coding sequence TTGTCAGTAACGCACCTGGATTCGATCGAGGGCACCCGCGCATCGGAAGGCAGCCGAAAGCCGCCGCAGGATATTCCTGCCGAACAGTCCGTATTGGGCGGCATGATGCTGTCCAAGGACGCCATTGCCGACGTCGTGGAGATCCTCCGCGGGCAGGACTTCTACCGCCCTGCCCATGAAACCATCTATGAAGCCATCATCGACCTCTACGGCCGCGGTGAACCTGCCGACGCCGTCACGGTTTCTGACGAACTGACCAAACGCGCCGAGATCAACAGGATCGGCGGCCCCGCCTACCTGCACGAGCTCATCCAGACTGTCCCCACGGCAGCAAACGCCGGTTACTACGCAGAGATCGTGGCCGAGCGCGCGGTTCTCCGGCGCCTGGTCAATGCCGGCACCAAGATCGTCCAGCTTGGATACGGATCCGACGGCGAAGTGGAGGACCTGGTCAACCAGGCCCAGGCCGAGGTTTACGCCGTTGCCGAGCGCCGCACCGCCGAGGACTACGTGGTCCTCAAGGACGTGATGGAGTCCACGGTGGACGAAATCGAAGCGTCCGGGCACCGCGGCGAAGGAATGACGGGTGTCCCCACCGGCTTCTACGAACTTGATGAGCTGACGCACGGCCTGCACCCCGGCCAGATGATCGTCATCGCTGCCCGTCCGGCTGTGGGCAAGTCCACCTTCGCCCTGGACTTCGCCCGGTCAGCGGCGATCAAGAACAACTTGGCCACCGTGATGTTTTCACTGGAAATGGGCCGGAACGAGATCGCCATGCGCCTCCTTTCAGCGGAGGCAACCATCGGCCTGCAGGACCTTCGCAAGGGCACCATCAAGGACGAGCAATGGTCCAAGATCGCCACCACCATGGGCCGGATGAATGATGCGCCGCTGTTCATTGATGACAGCCCCAACATGTCACTGATGGAAATCAGGGCCAAGTGCCGCCGGCTCAAGCAGCAGCATGACCTCAAGCTGGTCATCCTGGACTACCTCCAGCTCATGAGCTCGGGTAAAAAGGTGGAGTCGCGCCAGCAGGAAGTCTCGGAGTTCTCCCGTGCGCTGAAGCTGCTGGCCAAAGAGCTCCAGGTCCCGGTCATCGCCCTCTCGCAGCTCAACCGTGGCTCCGAACAGCGCCAGGACAAACGCCCCATGGTTTCGGACCTCCGTGAATCGGGTTCCATTGAGCAGGACGCCGACATGGTGATCCTGCTGCACCGTGAGGACGTCTACGACAAGGAGTCACCGCGTGCGGGCGAGGCGGACATCCTGATCGCCAAGCACCGTAACGGCCCCACCAAGGACATCGTGGTGGCATTCCAGGGCCACTACTCGCGTTTCGCCAACATGGCCGCGGACGCCGGCGGCGGCGGGTTCTAA
- a CDS encoding zf-TFIIB domain-containing protein, producing the protein MDSIDLIMSERSGVEIDYCPQCRGVWLDRGELDKIIDRAETMGGTAAPARPVSPPPAMTPPPLYQNLDPRREQRPDTRNYGDNRTYGDDRSYGKQGYDRDSDRRRPKKKEGWLGELFDF; encoded by the coding sequence GTGGATTCCATTGACCTGATCATGAGCGAACGCAGTGGTGTGGAGATTGACTACTGCCCCCAATGCCGCGGTGTGTGGCTGGACAGGGGTGAACTGGACAAGATCATCGACCGCGCCGAAACAATGGGCGGAACGGCTGCACCCGCCCGGCCGGTATCCCCGCCCCCTGCCATGACTCCGCCGCCGCTGTACCAGAACCTGGACCCGCGCAGGGAACAACGGCCCGACACCAGGAACTACGGCGACAACAGGACATACGGCGACGACAGAAGCTACGGCAAGCAGGGCTATGATCGTGACTCCGACCGCCGTCGGCCCAAAAAGAAGGAAGGCTGGCTGGGCGAGCTCTTCGACTTCTAG
- a CDS encoding FMN reductase codes for METRRITVLSAGLGVPSSSRLLADQLAASAERQLTEAGYRVITDVVELRDLAVDIANNFVTGYAAPRLADVVSGVQASHGIIAVTPVFSASYSGLFKSFIDILDPKALGGKAVLLGATGGTDRHQMVLDYAMRPLFSYLRTRIAATGVFAGPQDWGNTNEGSSPLSDRITRAAGEFAGLLQGSQPAPKPAVSASLPFEQLLAGISGGQ; via the coding sequence GTGGAAACCCGCCGCATTACCGTTCTTTCAGCCGGCCTCGGCGTTCCGTCATCAAGCAGGCTGCTCGCTGACCAACTTGCAGCGTCAGCAGAACGCCAGCTCACCGAAGCCGGCTACCGGGTAATCACGGACGTTGTTGAGCTCCGCGACCTGGCTGTGGACATTGCGAACAACTTTGTGACCGGCTACGCCGCCCCGCGGCTGGCTGATGTTGTTTCCGGCGTGCAGGCCTCGCACGGCATCATTGCCGTCACTCCGGTCTTCAGTGCGTCCTACAGCGGCCTCTTCAAGTCCTTCATCGACATCCTGGACCCCAAAGCCCTGGGGGGAAAAGCAGTCTTGCTGGGTGCGACGGGAGGCACAGACCGGCACCAGATGGTTCTGGACTACGCAATGCGTCCGCTGTTCAGCTACTTGAGGACCCGCATCGCAGCCACGGGTGTCTTTGCCGGGCCGCAGGACTGGGGAAACACCAACGAGGGCAGCTCACCGCTTTCGGACCGGATCACGCGGGCAGCTGGGGAGTTCGCTGGCCTCCTTCAGGGCAGCCAGCCTGCACCCAAGCCGGCTGTCTCAGCCTCGTTGCCTTTTGAGCAGCTGCTGGCGGGCATCTCTGGGGGCCAATGA
- a CDS encoding PhzF family phenazine biosynthesis protein: MTQKTDAARRRRSFSQVDVFTAEPYRGNPLAVVVDGDGLTTEQMQQFANWTNLSETTFLLPPTHPDADYLVRIFTAREEYPFAGHPTLGSAHAWLEAGGIPKQEGLLVQECGAGLVRVKHDGGQLAFAAPPLTRSGPVDEEDLAKIALGLQLPRTALQDASWLVNGPNWIGVLLESAEHVLAVRPDYSALDGLNVGVIGPYGTGTRRVGGDPGGPEFEVRTFIPGDAAAEDPVTGSFNAGAAQWLIGSGRAPASYTAAQGTVLGRAGRVSVDSVQGDIWIGGSSTTCIHGSVVL; this comes from the coding sequence GTGACTCAGAAAACAGACGCGGCCCGCCGGCGTCGCTCCTTCAGCCAAGTGGATGTGTTCACCGCTGAACCGTACCGGGGGAACCCGCTGGCCGTGGTGGTGGACGGCGACGGACTGACAACGGAGCAGATGCAGCAGTTCGCCAACTGGACCAACCTCTCGGAGACAACGTTTCTCCTGCCTCCCACTCATCCGGACGCCGACTACCTCGTGCGTATCTTTACCGCCCGGGAGGAGTACCCGTTCGCAGGGCATCCCACGCTGGGTTCCGCCCATGCATGGTTGGAGGCCGGCGGCATACCCAAACAGGAGGGCTTGCTGGTTCAGGAGTGTGGCGCCGGCCTGGTTCGGGTAAAGCACGACGGCGGCCAACTGGCCTTCGCTGCGCCCCCTCTCACGCGTTCGGGACCGGTGGATGAGGAAGACCTGGCGAAGATCGCTTTGGGACTCCAGTTGCCCCGTACAGCGCTTCAGGACGCGTCCTGGCTGGTGAACGGCCCCAACTGGATCGGGGTGCTGCTGGAATCGGCGGAGCATGTCCTGGCAGTCAGGCCCGACTACTCCGCGCTGGATGGGCTGAACGTTGGCGTCATTGGACCGTACGGAACGGGCACCAGGCGCGTCGGCGGGGATCCTGGCGGGCCGGAATTTGAGGTTCGTACCTTCATCCCGGGCGATGCCGCAGCCGAAGATCCCGTGACAGGGAGTTTTAATGCAGGGGCAGCGCAATGGCTGATCGGCAGTGGGCGCGCGCCGGCGTCCTACACTGCCGCGCAGGGCACGGTGCTGGGCCGGGCGGGACGGGTAAGTGTGGACTCCGTGCAAGGCGACATCTGGATAGGCGGAAGCTCCACTACCTGCATCCACGGATCTGTGGTCCTTTAG
- the rplI gene encoding 50S ribosomal protein L9 → MAKLILTHEVTGLGAAGDVVEVKDGYARNYLLPRNFALTWSKGGEKQVESIKAARAAREHASLEDAQKQAAALSAKPVKLVVKAGETGRLFGTVKQGDVADAVEAAGLGRIDKRKVELPAHIKSVGSYQANVRLHDDVAAVIELDVVASK, encoded by the coding sequence ATGGCAAAGCTCATTCTGACCCACGAAGTAACCGGTCTCGGTGCTGCTGGCGATGTTGTCGAGGTCAAGGACGGTTACGCACGTAACTACCTGCTGCCCCGCAACTTCGCCCTGACCTGGTCCAAGGGTGGCGAGAAGCAGGTTGAGTCCATCAAGGCTGCCCGCGCCGCCCGCGAGCACGCTTCCCTGGAAGATGCTCAGAAGCAGGCCGCTGCACTCTCCGCGAAGCCGGTCAAGCTCGTCGTCAAGGCTGGCGAGACCGGACGCCTGTTCGGCACCGTCAAGCAGGGCGACGTGGCTGACGCTGTTGAGGCCGCTGGCCTTGGCCGCATCGACAAGCGCAAGGTTGAACTTCCGGCACACATCAAGTCGGTTGGTTCCTACCAGGCCAACGTCCGTCTGCACGACGACGTTGCCGCTGTGATCGAACTCGACGTCGTCGCCAGCAAGTAG
- the rpsR gene encoding 30S ribosomal protein S18 encodes MAKAELRKPKPKSNPLKAADITVIDYKDVALLRKFISDRGKIRARRVTGVTVQEQRKIAQAIKNAREVALLPYSGAGRG; translated from the coding sequence ATGGCTAAGGCTGAACTCCGTAAGCCCAAACCAAAGTCCAACCCCTTGAAGGCCGCTGACATCACTGTCATCGACTACAAGGACGTAGCATTGCTGCGCAAGTTCATCTCCGACCGCGGAAAGATCCGCGCACGTCGCGTTACTGGCGTCACGGTGCAGGAACAGCGCAAAATCGCACAGGCAATCAAGAACGCCCGCGAAGTTGCTCTGCTGCCTTACTCCGGCGCTGGCCGCGGCTAA
- a CDS encoding single-stranded DNA-binding protein, translated as MAGETTITVIGNLTSDPELRFTPSGSAVANFTIASTPRTFDRQSNEWKDGETLFLRASVWREAAENVAESLTKGMRVIVSGRLKSRSYETKEGEKRTVIELEVDEIGPSLRYANAKVNRTQRSGAGGGQGGFGGGNSGGGFGGNPGANQGGNSGGSWGGNQPAAQEDPWATPGVSNAGGWGNGPDSEPPF; from the coding sequence ATGGCAGGCGAAACCACCATTACGGTCATCGGTAATCTCACCAGTGACCCGGAATTGCGGTTCACACCGTCCGGTTCGGCAGTTGCGAACTTCACCATCGCTTCCACCCCTCGTACCTTTGATCGCCAGTCCAATGAGTGGAAGGACGGGGAAACCCTGTTCCTGCGCGCATCTGTCTGGCGTGAAGCTGCCGAGAACGTCGCGGAATCCCTGACCAAGGGGATGCGCGTCATCGTCTCAGGCCGCCTGAAGAGCCGTTCCTACGAAACAAAAGAAGGCGAGAAGCGCACCGTTATCGAGCTTGAGGTCGATGAAATCGGCCCCAGCCTGCGCTACGCCAATGCCAAGGTCAACCGCACCCAGCGCTCCGGCGCCGGAGGCGGACAAGGTGGCTTCGGCGGCGGCAACAGCGGTGGCGGTTTCGGGGGCAACCCCGGCGCAAACCAGGGTGGAAACTCCGGCGGAAGCTGGGGCGGCAACCAGCCCGCTGCACAGGAGGACCCTTGGGCCACTCCCGGTGTCAGCAACGCAGGCGGCTGGGGCAACGGCCCGGATTCCGAACCTCCCTTCTAA
- the rpsF gene encoding 30S ribosomal protein S6 translates to MRPYELMVIIDPEVEERTVEPSLQKFLNVITNDGGTIEKVDIWGRRRLAYDIKKKSEGIYAVVNFTAKPDTAKELDRQLSLNETIMRTKITRPEEQKVVAE, encoded by the coding sequence ATGCGTCCTTACGAATTGATGGTAATCATCGACCCCGAGGTCGAAGAGCGTACCGTTGAGCCGTCGCTTCAGAAGTTCCTGAATGTCATCACCAACGATGGTGGAACCATCGAAAAGGTTGACATCTGGGGCCGTCGCCGACTGGCCTACGACATCAAGAAGAAGTCTGAAGGTATCTACGCCGTGGTGAACTTCACCGCCAAGCCGGACACCGCCAAGGAACTTGACCGCCAGCTGAGTCTCAATGAGACCATCATGCGCACCAAGATCACCCGCCCCGAAGAGCAGAAGGTCGTGGCTGAGTAA
- a CDS encoding DUF1345 domain-containing protein has translation MTDSRLSRGLRPWNTGCGYVENRGRVRRTWRAAEGAAPESLRRGAAGSAGAAVRVQTMDASPTTLRRSRLRFLAMLVAGVAAGAATGASGRWLQAPAAGWATAALVYVAWVWTAVGRMDPVETKRHATTEDPSRATTDLLILVANIASLVAVAVVVIDSHRSDGGSRLGGAALVLASVALSWMLVQTLFTLRYAGHYYGGQKDGGVNFNQDEPPRYTDFAYLATSIGMTYQVSDTNLENHLIRREALKHSLLSYLFGTVILAATINLVLGLAA, from the coding sequence GTGACTGACTCCAGACTAAGCCGCGGACTGCGGCCCTGGAACACCGGCTGCGGCTATGTGGAAAACCGCGGCAGGGTGCGGAGGACTTGGCGCGCAGCGGAAGGTGCGGCACCGGAATCATTGAGGCGCGGAGCCGCGGGGAGTGCAGGCGCCGCCGTTAGAGTACAGACCATGGACGCCTCCCCCACCACCCTTCGCCGCAGCAGGCTTCGTTTCCTAGCCATGTTAGTGGCGGGGGTGGCTGCGGGGGCAGCCACCGGGGCCAGCGGCCGGTGGCTGCAGGCTCCGGCGGCAGGCTGGGCCACCGCGGCGCTGGTTTACGTGGCGTGGGTGTGGACGGCGGTGGGTCGCATGGATCCTGTGGAAACCAAGAGGCACGCCACCACCGAGGACCCGTCCCGGGCCACGACCGACCTCCTCATCCTGGTGGCAAACATCGCCTCACTGGTTGCGGTGGCCGTCGTCGTTATTGATTCACACCGGTCAGACGGCGGCTCCAGGCTGGGAGGTGCGGCCCTGGTGCTGGCAAGCGTTGCACTGTCCTGGATGCTGGTGCAGACCTTGTTCACGCTCCGCTATGCCGGCCATTACTACGGCGGGCAGAAGGACGGCGGCGTGAACTTCAACCAGGACGAGCCGCCGCGGTACACCGATTTCGCGTACCTGGCCACGAGCATCGGCATGACCTACCAGGTGTCAGACACCAACCTGGAGAACCACCTGATCCGGCGCGAGGCCCTCAAGCACAGCCTGCTGTCCTACCTCTTCGGCACCGTCATCCTGGCGGCCACCATCAACCTTGTGCTGGGCCTCGCGGCCTAA
- a CDS encoding amino acid permease, translating to MQSDQQLSKSLKPRHLSMIAIAGVIGAGLFVGSGAAIQQAGPGILLAYSAAGIVVILVMRMLGEMAAANPETGSFSTYADKALGRWAGFSIGWLYAWFWIIVLGIEATAGAAIMHRWVPGIDQWVWALILMVLLTLTNLGSVKSFGEFEFWFASIKVTAIVLFLLFGAAAILGLVPGVPAPGLSNLVENGGFLPNGPGAVLAGILVVVFSFFGAEIATIAAGESENPVDAVKKAVKSTVWRILVFYIGSIAIVVTLLPWNSANVAKSPYVAVIELFGIPGAGTIMDIVVLTSVLSCLNSGLYTASRMLFSLSKRGDAPKSWTKISRRGVPAAAVLASTVVGFVTVGLNYIAPDTVFLFLVNTSGAIALFVWLVIATSQLILRKRMGAAAKDLALKMWLFPYLTWVSIVSIVALLIGMVILDTTRESLLLSLALAAIVVGLGVWRYRKGGNAAASGHGTSDSPESAEDVDAVIGAGPAS from the coding sequence TGATCGGTGCCGGCCTTTTTGTGGGTTCGGGCGCGGCCATCCAGCAGGCCGGGCCGGGAATCCTCCTGGCATACAGTGCCGCCGGAATCGTGGTGATCCTTGTGATGAGGATGCTGGGTGAAATGGCTGCCGCCAACCCGGAAACAGGCTCCTTCTCCACCTACGCGGACAAGGCTCTGGGCCGCTGGGCGGGTTTCAGCATCGGCTGGCTCTACGCGTGGTTCTGGATCATTGTGCTCGGCATCGAGGCAACGGCCGGGGCGGCCATCATGCACCGGTGGGTCCCGGGGATCGACCAGTGGGTCTGGGCGCTGATCCTGATGGTGCTGCTGACGCTGACGAACCTGGGATCGGTAAAGTCCTTCGGCGAGTTCGAGTTCTGGTTTGCCTCCATCAAGGTCACGGCGATCGTCCTGTTTCTGCTCTTCGGTGCCGCTGCGATCCTGGGCCTGGTCCCCGGTGTTCCGGCTCCGGGCTTGAGCAACCTGGTGGAAAACGGCGGTTTCCTTCCCAACGGACCGGGAGCTGTCCTGGCCGGCATCCTCGTTGTGGTTTTCTCGTTCTTTGGCGCCGAAATCGCCACCATCGCCGCGGGTGAATCGGAGAATCCCGTGGATGCCGTTAAGAAGGCCGTGAAGTCCACCGTGTGGCGCATCCTGGTGTTCTACATCGGCTCCATCGCCATTGTGGTGACCCTGCTGCCCTGGAACTCCGCGAACGTTGCCAAGAGCCCTTACGTGGCGGTCATCGAACTCTTTGGCATCCCGGGCGCCGGCACCATCATGGACATTGTGGTTCTTACCTCGGTTCTGTCCTGCCTGAACTCCGGCCTCTACACCGCCAGCCGCATGCTTTTCTCGCTCTCAAAGCGCGGGGACGCTCCCAAGTCCTGGACGAAGATCTCGCGTCGCGGGGTCCCCGCCGCCGCAGTCCTGGCTTCCACCGTGGTGGGTTTTGTCACCGTGGGGCTGAACTACATCGCACCGGATACGGTGTTCCTGTTCCTGGTCAACACCTCCGGGGCCATTGCACTGTTCGTGTGGCTGGTCATTGCCACGTCCCAGCTGATCCTGCGCAAGCGCATGGGGGCAGCAGCCAAGGACCTTGCCCTGAAAATGTGGCTCTTCCCGTACTTGACCTGGGTGTCGATCGTCAGCATCGTTGCCCTGCTCATCGGCATGGTCATCCTGGACACCACCCGCGAATCGCTGCTGCTGTCGCTGGCGTTGGCGGCGATCGTGGTGGGGCTGGGCGTTTGGCGCTACCGCAAGGGCGGGAATGCGGCCGCATCCGGCCACGGCACCAGCGACAGCCCAGAGTCTGCCGAAGACGTGGATGCCGTCATAGGTGCGGGTCCGGCGTCCTGA